Proteins encoded by one window of Bubalus kerabau isolate K-KA32 ecotype Philippines breed swamp buffalo chromosome 22, PCC_UOA_SB_1v2, whole genome shotgun sequence:
- the NFKB2 gene encoding nuclear factor NF-kappa-B p100 subunit isoform X2, whose translation MDSCYDPGLDGIIEYDDFKFNPSIVEPKEPAPETADGPYLVIVEQPKQRGFRFRYGCEGPSHGGLPGASSEKGRKTYPTVKICNYEGPAKIEVDLVTHSDPPRAHAHSLVGKQCSELGVCAVSVGPKDMTAQFNNLGVLHVTKKNMMEIMIQKLQRQRLRSRPQGLTEAERRELEQEAKELKKVMDLSIVRLRFSAFLRASDGSFSLPLKPVISQPIHDSKSPGASNLKISRMDKTAGSVRGGDEVYLLCDKVQKDDIEVRFYEDDENGWQAFGDFSPTDVHKQYAIVFRTPPYHKMKIERPVTVFLQLKRKRGGDVSDSKQFTYYPLVEDKEEVQRKRRKALPTFSQPFGGGSHMGGGSGGSAGGYGGAGGGGGSLGFFPSSLAYSPYQSGAAPMGCYPGGGGGAQMAAETPSVDAGEEAAEPSAAPGTPQREQQAPELLHRAREYNARLFGLAQRSARALLDYGVTADARSLLAGQRHLLTAQDENGDTPLHLAIIHGQTTVIEQIAHVIYHAPHLGVVNITNHLHQTPLHLAVITGQTKVVSFLLQVGADPALLDRHGDSAVHLALRAGASAPDMLCALLRSGVPAMPQLLHVPDFEGLYPVHLAVRARSPECLDLLVESGAEVEAAERQGGRTALHLATEMEELGLVTHLVTKLRANVNARTFAGNTPLHLAAGLGSPTLTRLLLKAGADVHAENEEPLCPLPSPPTSGSDSDSESPERDTRGSFRGHTPLDLTRSSKVKILLLNAAQDTMAPPLTPPSPAGPEIPLEDTVLQNLEHLLDGPGAQGSWAELAERLGLRSLVDTYRRTASPSGSLLRSYQLAGGDLAGLLNALSDMGLEEGVRLLKGPETQEKLPSTEVKEDSAYGSQSVEQETEKLGPPPEPPGGLCHGRPQPQVH comes from the exons ggtctggatggcatcattgaataTGATGATTTCAAATTCAACCCGTCCATTGTGGAGCCCAAGGAGCCAGCCCCAGAGACAG ctgATGGTCCCTACCTGGTGATCGTGGAACAGCCTAAGCAG CGAGGCTTCCGATTTCGATATGGCTGTGAAGGCCCTTCCCATGGAGGACTGCCAGGAGCCTCTAGCGAGAAGGGCCGGAAGACTTATCCCACTGTCAAG ATCTGTAACTACGAGGGACCTGCCAAGATTGAGGTGGACCTGGTAACACACAGTGACCCACCTCGTGCCCATGCCCACAGTCTGGTGGGCAAACAGTGCTCGGAGCTGGGGGTCTGCGCAGTGTCTGTGGGGCCCAAGGACATGACTGCCCA ATTTAACAACCTGGGTGTCCTCCATGTGACCAAAAAGAACATGATGGAGATTATGATACAAAAACTTCAGAGGCAGCGTCTTCGCTCCAGGCCCCAGGGCCTTACGG AGGCTGAGCGTCGAGAGCTGGAGCAGGAGGCCAAGGAACTGAAGAAGGTGATGGATCTGAGCATTGTGCGACTGCGCTTTTCTGCCTTCCTTCGAGCCAGTGATGGCTCCTTCTCTCTGCCCCTGAAGCCAGTTATCTCCCAGCCCATACATGACAGCA AGTCTCCTGGAGCCTCAAACCTGAAGATCTCTCGAATGGACAAGACAGCTGGCTCTGTGCGGGGTGGAGATGAGGTTTATCTGCTCTGTGACAAGGTGCAGAAAG ATGACATTGAGGTTCGGTTCTACGAGGATGATGAGAATGGATGGCAGGCCTTTGGGGACTTCTCTCCCACAGATGTTCACAAACAG TATGCCATTGTGTTCCGGACACCTCCCTATCACAAGATGAAGATTGAGCGTCCTGTAACCGTGTTCCTGCAACTGAAACGCAAGCGTGGGGGGGATGTCTCTGACTCCAAACAGTTCACCTATTATCCTCTGGTAGAAG ACAAGGAGGAGGTGCAGCGGAAGCGGAGGAAAGCCTTGCCCACCTTCTCCCAGCCCTTTGGGGGTGGCTCCCACATGGGTGGAGGCTCTGGGGGCTCGGCTGGGGGTtatggaggagctggaggaggag GTGGCAGCCTCGGCtttttcccctcctccttggcCTACAGCCCCTACCAGTCGGGCGCGGCCCCAATGGGCTGCTACccgggaggcgggggtggggcgcAGATGGCCGCCGAGACGCCTAGTGTGGATGCTGGGGAGGAAGCAGCAGAGCCAAGCGCAGCCCCCGGGACACCCCAGCGCGAACAGCAAGCCCCGGAGCTGCTGCATCGAG CCCGGGAGTACAACGCACGCCTGTTCGGCCTGGCGCAGCGCAGCGCTCGAGCCTTGCTGGACTACGGCGTCACGGCGGACGCGCGCTCGCTGCTGGCGGGACAGCGCCACCTGCTGACCGCACAGGATGAGAACGGAGACAC GCCACTGCACTTGGCCATTATCCACGGGCAGACCACCGTCATTGAGCAGATAGCCCACGTCATCTACCACGCCCCACACCTCGGCGTGGTTAATATCACCAATCACTTGCACCAG ACGCCCCTGCACCTGGCAGTGATCACGGGGCAGACGAAGGTGGTGAGCTTCCTGCTGCAGGTGGGCGCAGACCCAGCACTGCTGGATCGGCATGGAGACTCAGCAGTGCACCTGGCACTCCGGGCAGGTGCCAGCGCCCCCGACATGCTGTGCGCCCTGCTGCGGAGTGGGGTTCCTGCCATGCCCCAACTGCTGCATGTACCCGACTTCGAAG GGCTATACCCAGTCCACCTGGCAGTCCGTGCCCGAAGCCCCGAGTGCCTCGATCTGCTGGTGGAGAGTGGGGCCGAAGTGGAGGCTGCAGAGCGGCAGGGGGGCCGGACAGCCCTGCATCTAGCCACAGAGATGGAGGAGCTGGGGTTGGTCACCCATCTCGTCACCAAG CTCCGGGCCAACGTGAATGCCCGCACCTTTGCAGGAAACACACCCCTACACTTGGCAGCTGGACTGGGATCCCCAACCCTCACCCGCCTCCTTCTGAAGGCTG GTGCTGACGTCCATGCAGAGAACGAGGAGCCCCTGTGCCCACTGCCTTCGCCTCCCACCTCTGGTAGTGATTCAGATTCTGAGAGCCCTGAGAGGGACACCCGAGGCAGCTTCCGGGGCCACACACCTCTTGACCTCACTCGCAGCAGCAAG GTGAAGATCTTGCTGCTAAATGCTGCTCAGGACACCATGGCACCGCCGCTGACCCCGCCCAGCCCTGCAG GGCCAGAGATACCCCTTGAAGATACAGTCCTACAGAACCTGGAGCATCTGCTTGACGGGCCAGGAGCCCAGGGCAGCTGGGCGGAGCTGGCAGAACGGCTGGGGTTGCGCAGTCTGGTAGACACGTATCGAAGGACAGCCTCGCCCAGTGGCAGCCTCCTGCGCAGTTACCAG
- the NFKB2 gene encoding nuclear factor NF-kappa-B p100 subunit isoform X1: MDSCYDPGLDGIIEYDDFKFNPSIVEPKEPAPETADGPYLVIVEQPKQRGFRFRYGCEGPSHGGLPGASSEKGRKTYPTVKICNYEGPAKIEVDLVTHSDPPRAHAHSLVGKQCSELGVCAVSVGPKDMTAQFNNLGVLHVTKKNMMEIMIQKLQRQRLRSRPQGLTEAERRELEQEAKELKKVMDLSIVRLRFSAFLRASDGSFSLPLKPVISQPIHDSKSPGASNLKISRMDKTAGSVRGGDEVYLLCDKVQKDDIEVRFYEDDENGWQAFGDFSPTDVHKQYAIVFRTPPYHKMKIERPVTVFLQLKRKRGGDVSDSKQFTYYPLVEDKEEVQRKRRKALPTFSQPFGGGSHMGGGSGGSAGGYGGAGGGGGSLGFFPSSLAYSPYQSGAAPMGCYPGGGGGAQMAAETPSVDAGEEAAEPSAAPGTPQREQQAPELLHRAREYNARLFGLAQRSARALLDYGVTADARSLLAGQRHLLTAQDENGDTPLHLAIIHGQTTVIEQIAHVIYHAPHLGVVNITNHLHQTPLHLAVITGQTKVVSFLLQVGADPALLDRHGDSAVHLALRAGASAPDMLCALLRSGVPAMPQLLHVPDFEGLYPVHLAVRARSPECLDLLVESGAEVEAAERQGGRTALHLATEMEELGLVTHLVTKLRANVNARTFAGNTPLHLAAGLGSPTLTRLLLKAGADVHAENEEPLCPLPSPPTSGSDSDSESPERDTRGSFRGHTPLDLTRSSKVKILLLNAAQDTMAPPLTPPSPAGPEIPLEDTVLQNLEHLLDGPGAQGSWAELAERLGLRSLVDTYRRTASPSGSLLRSYQLAGGDLAGLLNALSDMGLEEGVRLLKGPETQEKLPSTAEVKEDSAYGSQSVEQETEKLGPPPEPPGGLCHGRPQPQVH, encoded by the exons ggtctggatggcatcattgaataTGATGATTTCAAATTCAACCCGTCCATTGTGGAGCCCAAGGAGCCAGCCCCAGAGACAG ctgATGGTCCCTACCTGGTGATCGTGGAACAGCCTAAGCAG CGAGGCTTCCGATTTCGATATGGCTGTGAAGGCCCTTCCCATGGAGGACTGCCAGGAGCCTCTAGCGAGAAGGGCCGGAAGACTTATCCCACTGTCAAG ATCTGTAACTACGAGGGACCTGCCAAGATTGAGGTGGACCTGGTAACACACAGTGACCCACCTCGTGCCCATGCCCACAGTCTGGTGGGCAAACAGTGCTCGGAGCTGGGGGTCTGCGCAGTGTCTGTGGGGCCCAAGGACATGACTGCCCA ATTTAACAACCTGGGTGTCCTCCATGTGACCAAAAAGAACATGATGGAGATTATGATACAAAAACTTCAGAGGCAGCGTCTTCGCTCCAGGCCCCAGGGCCTTACGG AGGCTGAGCGTCGAGAGCTGGAGCAGGAGGCCAAGGAACTGAAGAAGGTGATGGATCTGAGCATTGTGCGACTGCGCTTTTCTGCCTTCCTTCGAGCCAGTGATGGCTCCTTCTCTCTGCCCCTGAAGCCAGTTATCTCCCAGCCCATACATGACAGCA AGTCTCCTGGAGCCTCAAACCTGAAGATCTCTCGAATGGACAAGACAGCTGGCTCTGTGCGGGGTGGAGATGAGGTTTATCTGCTCTGTGACAAGGTGCAGAAAG ATGACATTGAGGTTCGGTTCTACGAGGATGATGAGAATGGATGGCAGGCCTTTGGGGACTTCTCTCCCACAGATGTTCACAAACAG TATGCCATTGTGTTCCGGACACCTCCCTATCACAAGATGAAGATTGAGCGTCCTGTAACCGTGTTCCTGCAACTGAAACGCAAGCGTGGGGGGGATGTCTCTGACTCCAAACAGTTCACCTATTATCCTCTGGTAGAAG ACAAGGAGGAGGTGCAGCGGAAGCGGAGGAAAGCCTTGCCCACCTTCTCCCAGCCCTTTGGGGGTGGCTCCCACATGGGTGGAGGCTCTGGGGGCTCGGCTGGGGGTtatggaggagctggaggaggag GTGGCAGCCTCGGCtttttcccctcctccttggcCTACAGCCCCTACCAGTCGGGCGCGGCCCCAATGGGCTGCTACccgggaggcgggggtggggcgcAGATGGCCGCCGAGACGCCTAGTGTGGATGCTGGGGAGGAAGCAGCAGAGCCAAGCGCAGCCCCCGGGACACCCCAGCGCGAACAGCAAGCCCCGGAGCTGCTGCATCGAG CCCGGGAGTACAACGCACGCCTGTTCGGCCTGGCGCAGCGCAGCGCTCGAGCCTTGCTGGACTACGGCGTCACGGCGGACGCGCGCTCGCTGCTGGCGGGACAGCGCCACCTGCTGACCGCACAGGATGAGAACGGAGACAC GCCACTGCACTTGGCCATTATCCACGGGCAGACCACCGTCATTGAGCAGATAGCCCACGTCATCTACCACGCCCCACACCTCGGCGTGGTTAATATCACCAATCACTTGCACCAG ACGCCCCTGCACCTGGCAGTGATCACGGGGCAGACGAAGGTGGTGAGCTTCCTGCTGCAGGTGGGCGCAGACCCAGCACTGCTGGATCGGCATGGAGACTCAGCAGTGCACCTGGCACTCCGGGCAGGTGCCAGCGCCCCCGACATGCTGTGCGCCCTGCTGCGGAGTGGGGTTCCTGCCATGCCCCAACTGCTGCATGTACCCGACTTCGAAG GGCTATACCCAGTCCACCTGGCAGTCCGTGCCCGAAGCCCCGAGTGCCTCGATCTGCTGGTGGAGAGTGGGGCCGAAGTGGAGGCTGCAGAGCGGCAGGGGGGCCGGACAGCCCTGCATCTAGCCACAGAGATGGAGGAGCTGGGGTTGGTCACCCATCTCGTCACCAAG CTCCGGGCCAACGTGAATGCCCGCACCTTTGCAGGAAACACACCCCTACACTTGGCAGCTGGACTGGGATCCCCAACCCTCACCCGCCTCCTTCTGAAGGCTG GTGCTGACGTCCATGCAGAGAACGAGGAGCCCCTGTGCCCACTGCCTTCGCCTCCCACCTCTGGTAGTGATTCAGATTCTGAGAGCCCTGAGAGGGACACCCGAGGCAGCTTCCGGGGCCACACACCTCTTGACCTCACTCGCAGCAGCAAG GTGAAGATCTTGCTGCTAAATGCTGCTCAGGACACCATGGCACCGCCGCTGACCCCGCCCAGCCCTGCAG GGCCAGAGATACCCCTTGAAGATACAGTCCTACAGAACCTGGAGCATCTGCTTGACGGGCCAGGAGCCCAGGGCAGCTGGGCGGAGCTGGCAGAACGGCTGGGGTTGCGCAGTCTGGTAGACACGTATCGAAGGACAGCCTCGCCCAGTGGCAGCCTCCTGCGCAGTTACCAG